In the Populus trichocarpa isolate Nisqually-1 chromosome 1, P.trichocarpa_v4.1, whole genome shotgun sequence genome, one interval contains:
- the LOC7467682 gene encoding uncharacterized protein LOC7467682 isoform X1, with protein sequence MMEGLRSKIRVAIVVIVSAWIGILALYGLLKPISNGCIMTYMYPTYVPISTNGGVSSAKYGLYLYHEGWKKIDFNQHLKQLSGIPLLFIPGNGGSYKQVRSLAAECDRAYQGGPLEQAFYQEASLTPEEGGEDMDIAGFQLPNQYSRRLDWFAVDLEGEHSAMDGRILEEHTEYVVYAIHRILDQYEESRAAREKEGAAAYGSLPKSVILVGHSMGGFVARAALIHPRLRKAAVETVLTLSTPHQSPPVALQPSLGHYFSQVNEEWRKGYEVQTTQTGHYVSDPLLSRVVVVSISGGYNDYQVRTKLESLDGIVPPTNGFLISSTGMKNVWLSMEHQAILWCNQLVVQVSHTLLSLIDSKTGQPFPEANKRLSVFARMLRSGIPQSFNWMSSHRSTYVPLKDLKNATGSQVHTFSSCPNNVHWNDDGLDRDLYIQTTTMTVLAMDGRRRWLDIHKLGSDGKGHFMFVTNLAPCFGIRLHLWPDKGKSASEMAASKRVLEVTAKLVQIPSGPAPRQIEPGSQTEQAPPSAVLWLSPEDMHGFRFLTVSVAPRPTISGRPPPAASMAVGQFFNPDDGKRDLSAQFMLLSSHSQKELLLKEDHPLALNLSFTVSLGLLPISLSLTTTGCGIQRSGLLAEEVGDMENSRLCKLRCFPPVALAWDHTSGLHILPNLFSETIMVDSSPALWSSTQGSEKTTIMLLVDPHCSYKARIAVSETAAASRFLLLYSSQIVGFSIAVIFFALMRQAHAWDLDLPMPSMLVAVESNLRIPWPFLLLGFVPILFSLFISLLKSQPLPPLASFVFVSTICYVFANGSVILLVLVSQLVFYGVAIIHVFIKSRWQECEGNICLAFLHWFINLSSGFFSLKVVRVLRVNPLLVTALTAITLGCFVQPALGLFILILSHALCCHNALCSFFTASFRSHARMKELLDFKDVGNERSQQFASKHDAGLDQNFQLEENSSSSPDSSRSFGDTQLEIFHHRHGLLILHLLAALMFVPSFVAWLQRIGMGHSFPWFLDSALCIGVILHGILNSKPEFNSMFSFPEIFGKEVRLDFIYLLAGYYSYVAGLGLVPYRVFYAMAAIGFISCVMRILYRRSREKGEPRFGRKKRSHRH encoded by the exons ATGATGGAAGGATTGAGATCCAAAATCAGAGTAGCAATTGTAGTTATAGTATCAGCATGGATCGGAATCCTTGCTTTGTACGGTTTATTAAAGCCGATCTCCAATGGCTGCATAATGACTTACATGTATCCTACTTACGTTCCTATTTCTACAAATGGCGGCGTGTCGTCTGCTAAGTATGGATTGTATTTATACCATGAAGGTTGGAAGAAGATTGATTTTAATCAGCATCTTAAGCAGCTTAGTGGaattcctcttctttttattcctgGAAATGGTGGCAGTTACAAACAG GTTAGATCCCTGGCTGCAGAATGTGATAGGGCGTATCAGGGAGGTCCACTTGAACAGGCATTTTATCAAGAGGCTTCCCTGACTCCCGAGGAGGGAGGGGAAGATATGGATATAGCTGGCTTCCAGTTACCTAATCAATATAGTAGAAGGCTGGATTGGTTTGCTGTAGACCTTGAAGGTGAACATTCTGCAATGGATGGTCGGATACTGGAAGAGCACACAGAATATGTTGTTTATGCCATCCACAGG ATTCTGGATCAATATGAAGAATCTCGTGCTGCCCGAGAAAAAGAAGGTGCTGCTGCCTATGGTAGTTTGCCAAAAAGTGTCATATTAGTTGGACATTCAATGGGTGGTTTTGTTGCTAGAGCTGCACTCATCCACCCTCGTTTAAGGAAGGCAGCTGTCGAGACTGTTCTTACTCTTTCAACACCACACCA ATCACCTCCTGTGGCATTGCAGCCATCATTGGGTCACTATTTTTCCCAGGTAAATGAGGAATGGAGAAAGGGATATGAGGTCCAAACCACTCAGACAGGACATTATGTGTCTGATCCATTACTCTCTCGTGTAGTTGTTGTCTCCATCTCTGGTGGCTATAACGATTATCAG GTTAGAACGAAGTTAGAGTCCCTCGATGGTATTGTGCCACCCACCAATGGTTTTTTGATAAGTAGTAcaggaatgaaaaatgtttgGTTGTCAATGGAACATCAGGCTATTTTGTGGTGCAACCAGTTAGTTGTGCAA GTGTCACATACTCTCCTTAGTCTGATAGACTCCAAAACAGGCCAGCCATTTCCTGAAGCTAATAAGAGACTTTCAGTATTTGCAAGGATGCTTCGTAGTGGGATACCACAGAGTTTCAACTGGATGTCATCTCATAGATCAACATATGTTCCCTTAAAGGACTTGAAAAATGCAACTG GTTCTCAAGTGCATACTTTTTCCAGTTGCCCCAACAATGTTCACTGGAATGATGATGGCCTTGATAGGGATTTATATATCCAGACAACTACCATGACTGTTTTGGCAATGGATGGGAGGAGACGATGGTTGGATATACATAAATTG GGGTCAGATGGAAAAGGACACTTCATGTTTGTAACAAATCTCGCTCCATGTTTTGGGATTAGACTTCATTTATGGCCTGATAAGGGGAAATCTGCTTCAGAAATGGCTGCAAGTAAAAGGGTTCTAGAGGTTACAGCAAAATTGGTGCAGATTCCATCAGGACCAGCACCAAGACAG ATTGAACCTGGAAGTCAGACCGAGCAAGCACCTCCATCTGCTGTACTCTGGTTGAGTCCTGAAGATATGCATGGTTTCAGATTCTTGACTGTCTCAGTTGCTCCTCGTCCG ACAATTTCAGGCAGGCCTCCACCAGCAGCTTCCATGGCAGTTGGTCAGTTCTTTAACCCAGATGACGGAAAGAGAGATTTATCTGCTCAGTTTATGCTTCTATCTAGCCATTCTCAGAAG GAATTACTTTTGAAGGAGGATCATCCCCTAGCTCTCAATTTATCATTCACTGTTAGCTTAGGCCTTCTGCccatttctttatctttgacGACCACAGGGTGTGGAATACAAAGGTCTGGCCTTCTGGCAGAAGAGGTTGGAGACATGGAAAACAGTA GGCTTTGTAAACTGCGGTGTTTCCCACCAGTAGCGCTTGCCTGGGATCATACATCAGGTCTTCACATCCTTCCAAATTTGTTCAGTGAAACTATTATGGTTGATTCCTCACCTGCCCTATGGAGTTCTACCCAGGGGTCGGAAAAAACCACCATTATGTTACTG GTTGATCCTCATTGTTCATATAAAGCAAGAATTGCTGTTTCAGAAACTGCAGCTGCTAGCAGATTTTTGCTTTTGTATAGCTCACAG ATAGTTGGCTTCTCCATTGCGGTTATCTTTTTTGCTCTGATGCGACAAGCACATGCATGGGATCTTGATCTGCCCATGCCTTCAATGCTGGTGGCTGTTGAGTCCAATTTGAGAATTCCATGGCCATTTTTGCTTCTAGGCTTTGTAcccattttgttttccttgttcATTTCCTTGCTAAAGTCTCAACCACTTCCACCATTGGCAAGCTTCGTCTTTGTATCAACGATTTGCTATGTTTTTGCAAATGGATCTGTGATTCTTCTGGTATTGGTTTCACAATTGGTGTTCTATGGGGTTGCAATCATACATGTTTTCATCAAGTCAAG GTGGCAAGAATGTGAAGGAAATATTTGCTTGGCATTTCTTCATTGGTTTATTAATTTATCCTCTGGTTTCTTTTCATTAAAG GTTGTGAGGGTTCTTAGAGTCAATCCGTTACTTGTTACTGCACTGACTGCTATTACCTTGGGGTGCTTTGTCCAACCAGCACTGGGTTTATTCATATTGATCTTGTCTCATGCTTTGTGCTGTCATAATGCGTTGTGCAG TTTTTTTACGGCTTCCTTTCGCAGCCATGCACGAATGAAAGAGTTGCTTGATTTTAAAGATGTTGGGAATGAAAGATCTCAGCAATTTGCATCTAAACATGATGCTGGACTCGACCAGAATTTCCAGCTGGAAGAGAACAGCTCCAGTAGTCCTGACTCTTCAAGAAGTTTTGGGGACACCCAATTAGAGATATTCCATCACCGGCATGGTTTATTGATTCTGCATCTTCTTGCAGCGCTAATGTTTGTCCCCTCTTTTGTGGCTTGGTTGCAG AGAATAGGCATGGGACATAGCTTTCCAtggttccttgattcagctctTTGCATTGGTGTCATTCTTCATGGTATCCTCAACTCAAAGCCTGAGTTCAACTCCATGTTTTCCTTCCCAGAAATATTTGGGAAGGAAGTGAGATTGGACTTCATCTACTTGCTCGCCGGCTACTATTCCTATGTTGCTGGTTTGGGCTTGGTGCCATACAGAGTATTTTATGCCATGGCTGCTATAGGTTTCATATCTTGTGTCATGAGGATCTTATATAGGAGGAGCAGGGAGAAGGGAGAGCCACGTTTTGGCAGAAAAAAGCGTTCTCATAGACATTGA
- the LOC7467682 gene encoding uncharacterized protein LOC7467682 isoform X2, producing MMEGLRSKIRVAIVVIVSAWIGILALYGLLKPISNGCIMTYMYPTYVPISTNGGVSSAKYGLYLYHEGWKKIDFNQHLKQLSGIPLLFIPGNGGSYKQVRSLAAECDRAYQGGPLEQAFYQEASLTPEEGGEDMDIAGFQLPNQYSRRLDWFAVDLEGEHSAMDGRILEEHTEYVVYAIHRILDQYEESRAAREKEGAAAYGSLPKSVILVGHSMGGFVARAALIHPRLRKAAVETVLTLSTPHQSPPVALQPSLGHYFSQVNEEWRKGYEVQTTQTGHYVSDPLLSRVVVVSISGGYNDYQVRTKLESLDGIVPPTNGFLISSTGMKNVWLSMEHQAILWCNQLVVQVSHTLLSLIDSKTGQPFPEANKRLSVFARMLRSGIPQSFNWMSSHRSTYVPLKDLKNATGSQVHTFSSCPNNVHWNDDGLDRDLYIQTTTMTVLAMDGRRRWLDIHKLGSDGKGHFMFVTNLAPCFGIRLHLWPDKGKSASEMAASKRVLEVTAKLVQIPSGPAPRQIEPGSQTEQAPPSAVLWLSPEDMHGFRFLTVSVAPRPTISGRPPPAASMAVGQFFNPDDGKRDLSAQFMLLSSHSQKELLLKEDHPLALNLSFTVSLGLLPISLSLTTTGCGIQRSGLLAEEVGDMENSRLCKLRCFPPVALAWDHTSGLHILPNLFSETIMVDSSPALWSSTQGSEKTTIMLLVDPHCSYKARIAVSETAAASRFLLLYSSQIVGFSIAVIFFALMRQAHAWDLDLPMPSMLVAVESNLRIPWPFLLLGFVPILFSLFISLLKSQPLPPLASFVFVSTICYVFANGSVILLVLVSQLVFYGVAIIHVFIKSRWQECEGNICLAFLHWFINLSSGFFSLKVVRVLRVNPLLVTALTAITLGCFVQPALGLFILILSHALCCHNALCSHARMKELLDFKDVGNERSQQFASKHDAGLDQNFQLEENSSSSPDSSRSFGDTQLEIFHHRHGLLILHLLAALMFVPSFVAWLQRIGMGHSFPWFLDSALCIGVILHGILNSKPEFNSMFSFPEIFGKEVRLDFIYLLAGYYSYVAGLGLVPYRVFYAMAAIGFISCVMRILYRRSREKGEPRFGRKKRSHRH from the exons ATGATGGAAGGATTGAGATCCAAAATCAGAGTAGCAATTGTAGTTATAGTATCAGCATGGATCGGAATCCTTGCTTTGTACGGTTTATTAAAGCCGATCTCCAATGGCTGCATAATGACTTACATGTATCCTACTTACGTTCCTATTTCTACAAATGGCGGCGTGTCGTCTGCTAAGTATGGATTGTATTTATACCATGAAGGTTGGAAGAAGATTGATTTTAATCAGCATCTTAAGCAGCTTAGTGGaattcctcttctttttattcctgGAAATGGTGGCAGTTACAAACAG GTTAGATCCCTGGCTGCAGAATGTGATAGGGCGTATCAGGGAGGTCCACTTGAACAGGCATTTTATCAAGAGGCTTCCCTGACTCCCGAGGAGGGAGGGGAAGATATGGATATAGCTGGCTTCCAGTTACCTAATCAATATAGTAGAAGGCTGGATTGGTTTGCTGTAGACCTTGAAGGTGAACATTCTGCAATGGATGGTCGGATACTGGAAGAGCACACAGAATATGTTGTTTATGCCATCCACAGG ATTCTGGATCAATATGAAGAATCTCGTGCTGCCCGAGAAAAAGAAGGTGCTGCTGCCTATGGTAGTTTGCCAAAAAGTGTCATATTAGTTGGACATTCAATGGGTGGTTTTGTTGCTAGAGCTGCACTCATCCACCCTCGTTTAAGGAAGGCAGCTGTCGAGACTGTTCTTACTCTTTCAACACCACACCA ATCACCTCCTGTGGCATTGCAGCCATCATTGGGTCACTATTTTTCCCAGGTAAATGAGGAATGGAGAAAGGGATATGAGGTCCAAACCACTCAGACAGGACATTATGTGTCTGATCCATTACTCTCTCGTGTAGTTGTTGTCTCCATCTCTGGTGGCTATAACGATTATCAG GTTAGAACGAAGTTAGAGTCCCTCGATGGTATTGTGCCACCCACCAATGGTTTTTTGATAAGTAGTAcaggaatgaaaaatgtttgGTTGTCAATGGAACATCAGGCTATTTTGTGGTGCAACCAGTTAGTTGTGCAA GTGTCACATACTCTCCTTAGTCTGATAGACTCCAAAACAGGCCAGCCATTTCCTGAAGCTAATAAGAGACTTTCAGTATTTGCAAGGATGCTTCGTAGTGGGATACCACAGAGTTTCAACTGGATGTCATCTCATAGATCAACATATGTTCCCTTAAAGGACTTGAAAAATGCAACTG GTTCTCAAGTGCATACTTTTTCCAGTTGCCCCAACAATGTTCACTGGAATGATGATGGCCTTGATAGGGATTTATATATCCAGACAACTACCATGACTGTTTTGGCAATGGATGGGAGGAGACGATGGTTGGATATACATAAATTG GGGTCAGATGGAAAAGGACACTTCATGTTTGTAACAAATCTCGCTCCATGTTTTGGGATTAGACTTCATTTATGGCCTGATAAGGGGAAATCTGCTTCAGAAATGGCTGCAAGTAAAAGGGTTCTAGAGGTTACAGCAAAATTGGTGCAGATTCCATCAGGACCAGCACCAAGACAG ATTGAACCTGGAAGTCAGACCGAGCAAGCACCTCCATCTGCTGTACTCTGGTTGAGTCCTGAAGATATGCATGGTTTCAGATTCTTGACTGTCTCAGTTGCTCCTCGTCCG ACAATTTCAGGCAGGCCTCCACCAGCAGCTTCCATGGCAGTTGGTCAGTTCTTTAACCCAGATGACGGAAAGAGAGATTTATCTGCTCAGTTTATGCTTCTATCTAGCCATTCTCAGAAG GAATTACTTTTGAAGGAGGATCATCCCCTAGCTCTCAATTTATCATTCACTGTTAGCTTAGGCCTTCTGCccatttctttatctttgacGACCACAGGGTGTGGAATACAAAGGTCTGGCCTTCTGGCAGAAGAGGTTGGAGACATGGAAAACAGTA GGCTTTGTAAACTGCGGTGTTTCCCACCAGTAGCGCTTGCCTGGGATCATACATCAGGTCTTCACATCCTTCCAAATTTGTTCAGTGAAACTATTATGGTTGATTCCTCACCTGCCCTATGGAGTTCTACCCAGGGGTCGGAAAAAACCACCATTATGTTACTG GTTGATCCTCATTGTTCATATAAAGCAAGAATTGCTGTTTCAGAAACTGCAGCTGCTAGCAGATTTTTGCTTTTGTATAGCTCACAG ATAGTTGGCTTCTCCATTGCGGTTATCTTTTTTGCTCTGATGCGACAAGCACATGCATGGGATCTTGATCTGCCCATGCCTTCAATGCTGGTGGCTGTTGAGTCCAATTTGAGAATTCCATGGCCATTTTTGCTTCTAGGCTTTGTAcccattttgttttccttgttcATTTCCTTGCTAAAGTCTCAACCACTTCCACCATTGGCAAGCTTCGTCTTTGTATCAACGATTTGCTATGTTTTTGCAAATGGATCTGTGATTCTTCTGGTATTGGTTTCACAATTGGTGTTCTATGGGGTTGCAATCATACATGTTTTCATCAAGTCAAG GTGGCAAGAATGTGAAGGAAATATTTGCTTGGCATTTCTTCATTGGTTTATTAATTTATCCTCTGGTTTCTTTTCATTAAAG GTTGTGAGGGTTCTTAGAGTCAATCCGTTACTTGTTACTGCACTGACTGCTATTACCTTGGGGTGCTTTGTCCAACCAGCACTGGGTTTATTCATATTGATCTTGTCTCATGCTTTGTGCTGTCATAATGCGTTGTGCAG CCATGCACGAATGAAAGAGTTGCTTGATTTTAAAGATGTTGGGAATGAAAGATCTCAGCAATTTGCATCTAAACATGATGCTGGACTCGACCAGAATTTCCAGCTGGAAGAGAACAGCTCCAGTAGTCCTGACTCTTCAAGAAGTTTTGGGGACACCCAATTAGAGATATTCCATCACCGGCATGGTTTATTGATTCTGCATCTTCTTGCAGCGCTAATGTTTGTCCCCTCTTTTGTGGCTTGGTTGCAG AGAATAGGCATGGGACATAGCTTTCCAtggttccttgattcagctctTTGCATTGGTGTCATTCTTCATGGTATCCTCAACTCAAAGCCTGAGTTCAACTCCATGTTTTCCTTCCCAGAAATATTTGGGAAGGAAGTGAGATTGGACTTCATCTACTTGCTCGCCGGCTACTATTCCTATGTTGCTGGTTTGGGCTTGGTGCCATACAGAGTATTTTATGCCATGGCTGCTATAGGTTTCATATCTTGTGTCATGAGGATCTTATATAGGAGGAGCAGGGAGAAGGGAGAGCCACGTTTTGGCAGAAAAAAGCGTTCTCATAGACATTGA